The window TCCGGATCGTGAGGGTGCCGACCTGCTGGCCTTTCCGAAACGGAGCGACGGGAGCGACGCTGACCTCTTCGGAAATGGTCAAGGGAGCACGATCGCCCTTCGGCAGCAGTACCTCAAGGGCACGCGGTGTCTCGAGCCCAAGTTGGCGCGCGTTCCCCCCGTACACGGTGAGGGCCGACGGGACGATCTGCTGCCAGGGTATCGGAACCAGAGCGTAGCGCGCGAACCCCAGGTTGAGCAACTGTTCGGCGATGCCGGTCCGTTCCTGGAGTTTGTGCGCCCCCATCACGACGGCAATGAGCCGCAGCCCTTCACGCCGCGCGCTCGCCACGATGTGAAAGCCCGACTCGTTGGTGAACCCGGTCTTGAGGCCATCCACGCGGGGATCCCGGAACACCAGGTTGTTCCAATTGGCCTGCCGGATGCCGGCGTAGGTCTCGTAGTGCGGGCTGCTGTAGGTGATCGCCTCCGGAAATGTCACCAGGATCTGCCGGGCCAGCAGCCCCATGTCCCAAGCGCTCGTGTACTCCCCCGGATTCGGGAGCCCATGGGCGGTGACGAAGTGGGAATCGTGCATCCCCAGACGAGCGGCCGTCGCGTTCATCTCATCCACGAACTGGGAACCCGAGCCGGCCAGCGCCTCAGCGAGCACTTCGGCCGCATCATTGCCCGATGCAATCATCAGCCCGTACAACAACTGCTCGACCGTCACGGCGTCGCCCACGTTGAGAAACATTCGACTGCTGCCCTTGATCCGGCCGATCCGCCAGGCGGTTTCACTCACCGTCACCTCGGTGGCGAGCGTCAGGCGATGGGTCCTGAGCGCGTCCAAGGTCAGATAGAAGGTCATCAGCTTGTCGAGACTGGCCGGGGGGAGACGCCGGTGCGGATCGGTGGACTCAAGCACCTGCCCGGTGGAGACTTCCATCAAAAGGGCGGACGGCGGACCGGAGGGGCCAGGCGGGTGGCCGGCGCTGGGCGCCGCCGTCGTCCTGTCCGGTCCGGCCGGCACGCGCGGCGCGGCGCCGACCGGCAGCGAGAACGTACCCAGGCATAGGCCGATCGCGATCCAGCGCACGGTGCTCCGCATCCTCTGCCTCACGCCATCACCAGGAGACCGCGCAACCCGTCCCCTCGGTCGAGCGCGGCCACCGCATCGTTGACCCGGTCCAGGGGATAGGTGGCCGTCACCAGTTCATCCAGGAGC is drawn from bacterium and contains these coding sequences:
- a CDS encoding D-alanyl-D-alanine carboxypeptidase family protein yields the protein MRSTVRWIAIGLCLGTFSLPVGAAPRVPAGPDRTTAAPSAGHPPGPSGPPSALLMEVSTGQVLESTDPHRRLPPASLDKLMTFYLTLDALRTHRLTLATEVTVSETAWRIGRIKGSSRMFLNVGDAVTVEQLLYGLMIASGNDAAEVLAEALAGSGSQFVDEMNATAARLGMHDSHFVTAHGLPNPGEYTSAWDMGLLARQILVTFPEAITYSSPHYETYAGIRQANWNNLVFRDPRVDGLKTGFTNESGFHIVASARREGLRLIAVVMGAHKLQERTGIAEQLLNLGFARYALVPIPWQQIVPSALTVYGGNARQLGLETPRALEVLLPKGDRAPLTISEEVSVAPVAPFRKGQQVGTLTIRTPTAVLVTSPLVATANVDRARMFARLWGMLRYSIGGVFHHRTAVWTGAFTPPQ